The Ornithinimicrobium faecis genome includes a window with the following:
- a CDS encoding dihydrolipoamide acetyltransferase family protein, translated as MTQVFLLPDLGEGLTEATVVEWHVAEGDMVTIDQDVVTVETAKAAVEVPCPYAGVVTTLHSAPGEELAVGTPLITIAALADAETYRTEERAGAVAPSGGSAGSPERPLVGYGASEPARRSRRGRAAARAEAASVGPEPASQTAIRVISPLVRKLAADAQVDLASVTPTGEGGVIRRADVEAAIQQTSAPAATTRVTSAGDTRIPLTGMRKAIAHKLTTSRREIPDATTWVDVDATELMATKDALKVVRPQDAIGILPLLARITVAGLRQFPELNSSVDGDEIVQHGRINLGFAAQSPRGLVVPVVHDAHTMTTAELAAALRDLTEAAREGTLTPAQLTGGTFTLNNYGVFGVDGSTPIINHPEAAMLGVGRIIDKPWAHGGQVALRKVTQLSFTFDHRVCDGGTAGGFLRYVADCVEEPAVLLASL; from the coding sequence ACCAGGACGTCGTCACGGTCGAGACCGCCAAGGCGGCCGTCGAGGTCCCCTGCCCGTATGCCGGCGTGGTCACCACCCTGCACAGCGCACCGGGCGAAGAGCTCGCCGTCGGGACGCCCCTGATCACGATCGCAGCGCTCGCCGACGCGGAGACCTATCGCACCGAGGAGCGTGCCGGAGCCGTCGCCCCCTCGGGCGGTTCGGCTGGCTCGCCGGAACGACCGCTGGTGGGCTATGGCGCGTCCGAGCCCGCCCGTCGTTCCCGCCGGGGTCGCGCTGCCGCGAGGGCGGAGGCCGCCTCAGTTGGGCCGGAGCCGGCGAGCCAGACGGCCATCCGCGTGATCTCGCCGCTCGTGCGCAAACTCGCTGCGGACGCGCAGGTCGACCTGGCCTCGGTGACTCCCACTGGCGAAGGCGGCGTCATCCGCCGCGCCGACGTGGAGGCTGCGATCCAGCAGACGTCCGCGCCCGCCGCAACGACACGGGTCACCTCTGCGGGAGACACCCGGATCCCCCTCACGGGCATGCGCAAGGCGATTGCCCACAAGCTCACGACCTCCCGTCGGGAGATCCCGGACGCCACCACCTGGGTGGACGTCGACGCGACCGAACTCATGGCGACCAAGGACGCCCTGAAGGTGGTGCGGCCGCAGGACGCGATCGGCATACTCCCGCTCCTGGCCAGGATCACCGTGGCTGGACTGCGACAGTTCCCCGAGCTCAACTCCTCCGTCGACGGCGACGAGATCGTCCAGCACGGTCGGATCAACCTGGGCTTCGCCGCCCAGTCTCCGCGCGGACTCGTCGTGCCCGTCGTCCACGACGCCCACACCATGACAACCGCCGAGTTGGCTGCCGCCCTGCGGGACCTGACCGAGGCTGCCCGCGAGGGCACCCTGACTCCAGCGCAACTGACCGGAGGGACGTTCACGCTCAACAACTACGGCGTGTTCGGCGTGGACGGGTCGACCCCGATCATCAACCACCCCGAGGCAGCGATGCTCGGCGTGGGCAGAATCATCGACAAGCCGTGGGCACACGGGGGTCAGGTGGCCCTGCGCAAGGTCACCCAACTGTCCTTCACGTTTGACCACCGGGTCTGCGACGGTGGCACTGCGGGTGGGTTCCTCCGCTACGTGGCCGACTGTGTGGAGGAGCCAGCGGTGCTGCTCGCCAGCCTCTGA
- a CDS encoding glycoside hydrolase family 55 protein produces MSSEELRQGMALEGQCGRVLNVLDYGAIGDGSTDCLAAVQQAAADLRPGDTLYFPPGRYLSSGFRPGVMEHHVEISTPHVTITGPGTLVQFMFYVHGEAEAAAGLLEAGAPAQDDRLVSREPHGLQPGDYVQLLSQINCYSPDAGDWQLGSRAPVTNQQFYVRFTEMQRVAEVPTPRIAIFNSKVLYPGYRGHLEGVVEPMPDVASAEFRKMNFLEGVTFRNLTFENLVTRSFRTIIARACHRLTIESCHFEAAGQPGFHLRATDCLELRVHSSTSVRRTVGGKGASWNSFIVGGGCQDVTFVDNRLTGEWQAIDFTGDLLPSDVGYIDQKTAWSTVQHVAVRDNKFFNCNNATTTHPGVTHFVFSDNEVVGGWTGVRVRSLYNRISNNTIDTERAGVALSSFVSHTSITGNSLRHRPSTSKGGPWVGVHYVPTGSETMADNAPRQVVVRSNEFHCLDGLPNSAAVNLEHREPRSQDFRLFTAGVRRRRSNFTIEQNSVQGCSVVIGPWINGIRVNRNSFEGGTGRGAYIDIGPDVAATSLYHNMFYDGEATAIRVGELSTAAAYQYDPETRLGEQFGMERLNADAGPTRGFETLDSGSSQVSSSPIASE; encoded by the coding sequence TTGTCCAGCGAGGAGTTGAGGCAAGGGATGGCATTGGAGGGGCAATGTGGCCGTGTTCTCAACGTGCTGGACTATGGCGCGATTGGTGATGGGAGCACGGACTGCCTGGCGGCCGTCCAGCAGGCAGCCGCTGACCTCCGCCCGGGAGACACTTTGTATTTCCCTCCAGGGCGTTATCTCTCTTCTGGATTTCGCCCAGGTGTGATGGAGCACCACGTCGAGATCAGCACACCGCATGTGACCATCACTGGGCCGGGAACGCTCGTGCAGTTCATGTTCTATGTCCATGGGGAGGCGGAGGCGGCCGCTGGACTGCTCGAGGCCGGCGCGCCGGCGCAAGACGACCGACTCGTCTCGCGGGAACCGCATGGCTTGCAGCCGGGTGACTACGTGCAGTTGCTGTCACAGATCAACTGCTACTCGCCAGACGCCGGGGACTGGCAGTTGGGTAGTCGAGCCCCGGTGACGAACCAGCAGTTCTATGTTCGTTTCACCGAGATGCAGCGGGTGGCGGAGGTACCTACCCCCCGAATCGCAATTTTCAATAGCAAGGTGCTATACCCGGGCTATAGAGGGCACCTCGAGGGCGTCGTCGAGCCGATGCCGGATGTGGCGAGCGCGGAGTTCCGCAAGATGAACTTCCTAGAAGGGGTCACATTTCGAAATCTCACATTCGAGAACCTGGTGACCAGGTCCTTCCGAACCATCATTGCGCGCGCCTGTCATCGCTTGACTATAGAGTCATGTCATTTCGAGGCCGCTGGTCAGCCAGGCTTTCACCTCAGAGCAACGGACTGCTTGGAGCTCCGTGTGCACAGTAGTACGTCAGTACGGCGGACTGTTGGCGGCAAGGGTGCGTCGTGGAACTCCTTCATCGTCGGCGGAGGCTGCCAGGACGTGACTTTTGTCGACAATCGACTCACTGGTGAGTGGCAGGCTATTGACTTCACTGGTGATCTTCTGCCTTCTGATGTTGGCTATATCGACCAGAAGACTGCGTGGTCAACGGTGCAGCACGTGGCCGTCCGAGATAACAAGTTCTTCAATTGCAATAATGCGACAACCACTCACCCAGGAGTGACACACTTCGTATTTTCGGATAACGAGGTGGTTGGTGGGTGGACCGGTGTCCGTGTCCGCTCGCTATACAACAGAATTTCAAATAACACGATTGATACTGAACGTGCCGGTGTTGCGTTATCGTCCTTCGTGAGCCACACTTCCATCACAGGAAATTCCCTGCGCCACCGACCATCGACGAGCAAGGGGGGCCCGTGGGTGGGGGTGCACTACGTGCCTACTGGTAGTGAGACGATGGCGGACAACGCGCCACGCCAGGTCGTAGTGCGTAGTAACGAATTCCACTGCCTTGACGGTCTTCCGAATAGCGCAGCGGTCAACCTCGAACACAGGGAACCGAGAAGTCAGGACTTCCGCCTCTTCACAGCAGGGGTTCGGCGTCGACGATCAAATTTCACGATTGAGCAAAACTCCGTCCAAGGGTGCTCTGTGGTGATCGGGCCGTGGATCAATGGCATCAGGGTTAACCGAAATAGCTTCGAGGGAGGGACGGGGCGGGGTGCGTATATCGATATCGGGCCTGATGTGGCAGCAACTAGCCTCTATCACAACATGTTCTATGACGGCGAGGCCACAGCAATCCGGGTCGGCGAGTTGTCCACCGCCGCTGCCTATCAGTACGACCCCGAAACACGCCTCGGAGAGCAGTTCGGGATGGAGCGGCTGAACGCTGATGCTGGTCCAACCCGTGGGTTCGAAACGCTTGACAGTGGCAGTTCCCAAGTGAGCTCAAGTCCGATCGCTAGCGAATAG
- a CDS encoding class I SAM-dependent methyltransferase has translation MGTDDVQQGWKQGGQGWVANERILDAAFAPLTQALVERVAWARGDRVLDVGCGTGTLLELGVRDGVEMVGVDVSAAMVEAARRRVPEATVLEADAGTADLLEAAPGLPFDHVVSRYGVMFFSDPTTAFDTIRRATRPGATMTFGCWRSREENPVFTQGLDLLEAALPEPVPHPAPGAPGPTAFADAERLRGVLNAAGWAEIVIEPFDYACRYGLDGSDGVEERLAILASNGRGVWGRLQDHVGPERQAELLDKVRADLRSRRVDGVVSLPAAAWLVTARNLGVEASD, from the coding sequence ATGGGGACTGATGATGTGCAGCAGGGGTGGAAGCAGGGCGGCCAGGGCTGGGTGGCGAACGAGCGGATCCTCGACGCCGCCTTCGCGCCGCTGACCCAGGCGTTGGTGGAGCGGGTCGCGTGGGCCCGAGGGGACCGGGTGCTGGATGTCGGGTGCGGCACCGGCACGCTGCTTGAGCTGGGCGTCCGCGACGGTGTCGAGATGGTGGGCGTCGACGTCTCAGCAGCCATGGTGGAGGCAGCACGCCGACGCGTGCCCGAAGCGACGGTCCTGGAGGCCGACGCGGGCACGGCTGACCTGCTCGAGGCCGCCCCGGGGTTGCCGTTCGACCACGTGGTCTCGCGCTATGGAGTGATGTTCTTCAGCGACCCGACGACAGCGTTCGACACCATCCGTCGGGCCACGCGGCCCGGGGCCACCATGACCTTCGGCTGCTGGCGCTCGCGGGAGGAGAACCCCGTCTTCACCCAGGGGCTGGATCTGTTGGAGGCCGCTCTCCCCGAGCCGGTGCCACACCCGGCGCCGGGCGCACCCGGCCCGACCGCCTTCGCCGACGCCGAGCGTCTGCGAGGGGTCCTGAACGCTGCAGGCTGGGCGGAGATTGTCATCGAGCCGTTCGACTATGCCTGTCGCTATGGCCTCGACGGCAGTGACGGGGTCGAGGAGCGCCTCGCCATCCTCGCGTCCAACGGCCGAGGGGTCTGGGGCCGGCTGCAGGACCACGTCGGGCCGGAGCGTCAGGCCGAGCTGCTGGACAAGGTCCGTGCGGACCTGCGCTCGCGGCGCGTGGACGGTGTCGTGAGTCTGCCCGCAGCGGCATGGCTGGTGACGGCGCGCAACCTCGGAGTTGAGGCGTCGGACTGA
- a CDS encoding PIN domain-containing protein: MRVLLDTSVLIGGEAPGDVEASISVVSLTELHFGVLLATEPDELARRTERLAVVEATFDPLPVTAAVSRAWGRLAAAVRQRGGQPRRRQLDLAIAATALVESVPLLTRNVADFAIIEHLVDVRRPRAQGPQSRQAD, translated from the coding sequence GTGAGGGTCCTTCTCGACACCTCCGTCCTCATCGGTGGTGAGGCACCCGGCGACGTGGAAGCGTCGATCAGCGTCGTGTCCCTGACCGAGTTGCACTTTGGTGTGCTGCTGGCCACCGAACCCGACGAACTGGCGCGCCGCACGGAGCGCCTCGCGGTGGTCGAGGCCACGTTCGATCCCCTCCCAGTCACGGCTGCTGTGTCCCGCGCCTGGGGTCGTCTGGCAGCTGCGGTCAGACAGCGAGGAGGACAACCGCGCCGCCGCCAGTTGGACCTCGCGATTGCTGCCACAGCCTTGGTTGAGTCGGTGCCGCTTCTCACCCGCAATGTTGCGGATTTCGCGATCATCGAGCACCTCGTTGACGTGCGGCGACCTCGGGCTCAGGGGCCCCAGTCTCGACAGGCCGACTGA
- a CDS encoding YbaK/EbsC family protein, producing MHPRNQEVQDALAQAGIAAQIEVLDEHARTAARAAEQLGCEVAAIANSLVFLADDEPLLVMASGAARVDTDVIAAAVGAESVTKANAQQVRAATGQAIGGVAPTGHPTPLRTLVDPELGAHDTIWAAGGTPDTIVPLTFQQLVSITAGHVTTVR from the coding sequence ATGCACCCACGCAACCAGGAAGTGCAGGACGCCCTGGCCCAGGCCGGCATTGCGGCACAGATCGAGGTGCTCGACGAGCACGCCCGCACGGCTGCCCGCGCCGCAGAGCAACTGGGCTGCGAGGTCGCTGCGATCGCCAACAGCCTGGTCTTCCTGGCCGACGACGAGCCGTTGCTGGTGATGGCCAGCGGTGCGGCCCGGGTCGACACCGACGTGATCGCCGCAGCGGTCGGCGCAGAGTCCGTGACCAAGGCGAATGCCCAGCAGGTCCGGGCTGCCACGGGTCAGGCGATCGGCGGAGTCGCCCCGACCGGGCACCCGACGCCGTTGCGCACCCTGGTCGACCCCGAGCTCGGCGCCCACGACACGATCTGGGCTGCTGGCGGGACACCGGACACGATCGTGCCGCTGACCTTCCAGCAACTGGTGAGCATCACGGCCGGCCACGTGACCACGGTCCGCTAG
- a CDS encoding CHAD domain-containing protein: protein MVSAQTVGVARQAPAPEVPEPLTPDFRLHHDEPLGEAVQRIVLEQVAHAMRLRESDDLDASVHQLRKSLKRTRAVLRLVRGELGDWGYRQENTCLRDTSRLWGPTRDAAVLADLAADLAPDLDLEQDTTDRMVALLRDRALASTREAAADRRRHLDTLTALGSFACRVRRFPVSGGGALPDRWESVAPGLARVAGRARRRMLSAQDDPTTERLHAWRKDVKYLWYQVEFLQPVWKDLLQAVGARLSDLGSVLGDDHDLAVWAEAVEEDPTLVPDAAERERLLKHLAERRRALQREALALGATVLHDPDALVEQVAVAWGQARRAS, encoded by the coding sequence ATGGTGTCCGCCCAGACGGTGGGAGTGGCCCGGCAAGCTCCGGCGCCGGAGGTTCCCGAGCCGCTGACGCCCGACTTCCGGCTTCACCACGACGAGCCGCTCGGTGAGGCAGTGCAGCGGATCGTGCTGGAGCAGGTCGCTCACGCGATGCGGCTCCGGGAGAGCGATGACCTTGACGCGTCCGTGCACCAACTGCGCAAGTCGCTGAAACGCACCAGGGCGGTCCTGCGCCTGGTGCGCGGCGAGCTGGGGGACTGGGGCTATCGCCAGGAGAACACCTGCCTGCGCGACACGTCCCGGCTGTGGGGGCCCACCCGGGACGCTGCGGTGCTGGCAGACCTCGCAGCGGACCTGGCTCCAGACCTGGATCTCGAGCAGGACACGACGGACCGGATGGTGGCGCTGTTGCGCGATCGGGCGCTCGCCTCCACCAGGGAGGCCGCAGCAGATCGGCGGCGCCACCTGGACACGCTGACCGCGCTGGGCAGTTTCGCCTGTCGGGTCCGCAGGTTCCCCGTCAGCGGGGGCGGCGCACTCCCGGACCGTTGGGAGAGCGTCGCACCGGGGTTGGCACGGGTCGCGGGCCGTGCCCGTCGACGGATGCTCAGCGCCCAGGATGACCCCACGACGGAGCGGCTGCACGCGTGGCGCAAGGACGTGAAGTATCTCTGGTATCAGGTCGAGTTCCTGCAGCCGGTGTGGAAGGACCTGTTGCAAGCAGTCGGTGCCCGGCTCAGCGATCTGGGCAGCGTGCTCGGTGACGACCACGACCTCGCCGTCTGGGCCGAGGCCGTGGAGGAGGACCCGACGCTCGTCCCGGATGCTGCCGAGCGGGAGCGACTCCTCAAGCACCTCGCCGAGCGCCGCCGAGCCCTGCAGCGGGAGGCCCTCGCCCTGGGTGCCACCGTGCTCCATGACCCCGACGCCTTGGTCGAGCAGGTCGCGGTGGCCTGGGGGCAGGCTCGGCGCGCCAGCTAG
- a CDS encoding helix-turn-helix transcriptional regulator, which translates to MDAQHALSAASRDGHLALRRVERQQQLIELLAGAERRTVSELAERLGVSTRTVERDVERLRDAGVPFESSVGRAGGISLPVTTTRTQVELDVAEIAALLSSLATVGPNSSPSANSATAKLAAALRTDVPRVDVGHRR; encoded by the coding sequence ATGGACGCTCAGCACGCCCTGTCTGCCGCCTCACGCGACGGCCACCTGGCGCTGCGACGGGTGGAGCGTCAACAACAACTCATCGAGCTGCTCGCGGGTGCCGAGCGACGGACCGTCTCGGAGCTGGCCGAGCGCCTCGGGGTCTCCACCCGCACCGTGGAGCGCGATGTCGAGCGGCTCCGGGACGCCGGGGTGCCTTTCGAGAGCAGCGTCGGCCGGGCGGGTGGCATCAGCCTGCCGGTGACCACGACCCGCACCCAGGTGGAGCTGGACGTCGCCGAGATCGCTGCCCTGCTATCCAGTCTGGCCACCGTCGGCCCCAACTCCAGCCCGTCCGCCAACTCGGCCACCGCCAAGCTGGCCGCTGCCCTGCGGACCGATGTCCCGCGGGTCGATGTCGGACACCGTCGGTAG
- the recC gene encoding exodeoxyribonuclease V subunit gamma, translating to MTLFVHRAVSTDVLADGLGELLATPLEDPFAEEVVAVPAKGVERWLAQQLSHRLGAAPGGGDGVCAGVRFLNPHSLVSLVLGIERDDPWHPDQLTWPVLQAIDESLQESWAGALAAHLGAAGEADEVERGLRRGRRYAVARRLAGLFSAYAVQRPSIIADWREGGAGDGLGAPLPDDLAWQPPLWRAVLDLVEAPAPDVRHDQVAAALRAGGEPQGLELPGRLSLFGHTRIAASEIEVMAALGEHRDVHLWLPQASPAAWDALAEVVADGPVRRAADPSVDQVRHPLLASLGRDARELQRSLSTTGATDARLGALLTTPAPAPAPAGDTPTTLLEWLQHDLERDHIPDADEVAARLLTATDDSVQVHACHGKGRQIQVLRDVLSGLLQDNPDLEPRDILVMCPDIDAYAPLVHAGFGLGEVVRTEQAGDGHPAHRLRVMLADRAPRHTNPLLALAARLVELAGGRLTASEVLDLARSEPVRRRFGLDDDALDRIARWVEEVAIRWGLDADHRATYDLRNFPQNTWRSGLDRVLTGAALDGQDVTHLGQTVALDDLDSGDIDLAGRLAELIERLGSTLTALQGCRTASQWSSTLHEGVLGLATTTASDAWQVTQLERELARIEASAVRGASSTDLALSDVRALLEEHLSGRATRSSFRTGTLTVCTMVPMRSVPHRVVALVGMDDGIFPRTTTPDGDDALARHPMTGERDTRAEDRQLLLDAVMAAGQTLVITYTGADEHSGAERPPAVPLGELLDALAETAHRPASAPALVRRHPLQSYDVRNLGGTAPGEPALLADDAPFSFDPAALAGGRAHQARPVVSESEQAAAPVSAALLPEPLPPLVGDDLALEDLQRFLAHPAQAFLRQRLGLLLPDEPEEPSEGIPIDLDGLERWQIGDRMLRAVLSGTPPEQARQHELWRGSVPPGELGQAVLDDISANVRGIHLASRDLHSDTASSTDLDIELPDGRRLTGTVSGLHGSDPRVITSTYSSIKAKQRLRSWVTVLALAAAGHEDATSHVVGQLKRGRKPGVGHFTHGPVDRPVALTLLGQLVDLYDRGMRAPLPLGVQTACAFVETFHARGDEQAAFYDAEKKWNASTGAFTFPGEQDDPAFVRVLGAGARLRDVAGEPAADEQWTDGVTTRFSQLALRVWQPLIATDAERREWV from the coding sequence GTGACGTTGTTCGTGCACCGCGCCGTCAGCACCGACGTGCTGGCCGACGGGTTGGGGGAGCTCCTCGCGACGCCTTTGGAGGATCCGTTCGCCGAGGAGGTCGTCGCCGTGCCCGCCAAGGGTGTCGAGCGCTGGCTGGCTCAGCAGCTCTCGCACCGGCTCGGGGCGGCCCCCGGTGGTGGCGACGGTGTGTGCGCCGGGGTGCGCTTCCTCAATCCGCACTCGCTGGTCTCCCTGGTGCTCGGCATCGAGCGCGACGACCCGTGGCATCCCGACCAGTTGACCTGGCCAGTCCTGCAGGCGATCGATGAGTCCCTCCAGGAGAGCTGGGCCGGTGCCCTGGCCGCCCACCTCGGGGCTGCGGGTGAGGCCGACGAGGTCGAGAGGGGGTTGCGGCGCGGGCGACGTTATGCCGTGGCCCGTCGCCTGGCCGGACTCTTCTCTGCGTATGCCGTGCAGCGCCCATCCATCATCGCCGACTGGCGCGAGGGTGGAGCGGGCGACGGACTGGGTGCCCCCTTGCCCGATGACCTCGCCTGGCAGCCACCCCTGTGGCGGGCGGTGCTCGACCTGGTCGAGGCGCCGGCACCAGACGTCCGGCACGACCAGGTGGCGGCGGCCCTTCGCGCGGGTGGTGAGCCCCAGGGGCTGGAGCTTCCCGGCCGGCTGTCGTTGTTCGGCCACACCCGGATCGCCGCGAGTGAGATCGAGGTGATGGCCGCCCTCGGCGAGCACCGCGACGTCCACCTCTGGCTCCCACAGGCGTCCCCCGCGGCCTGGGATGCGTTGGCCGAGGTCGTCGCCGACGGCCCGGTCCGGCGGGCCGCCGACCCGTCGGTGGACCAGGTGCGCCACCCGCTGCTGGCCTCCCTGGGCCGGGACGCCCGCGAGCTCCAGCGCTCGCTGTCCACCACGGGGGCCACCGACGCGCGCCTCGGGGCGCTCCTGACGACACCGGCACCGGCACCGGCACCGGCAGGGGACACTCCAACCACCCTGCTGGAGTGGCTCCAGCACGACCTGGAGCGCGACCACATCCCCGACGCCGACGAGGTGGCCGCCCGCCTCCTGACCGCCACCGACGACTCGGTGCAGGTGCACGCCTGCCACGGCAAGGGGCGTCAGATCCAGGTGCTGCGCGACGTGCTCAGCGGGCTGCTGCAGGACAACCCCGACCTCGAGCCACGCGACATCCTGGTGATGTGCCCGGACATCGACGCCTACGCGCCGCTCGTGCACGCGGGGTTCGGGCTCGGCGAGGTGGTGCGCACCGAGCAGGCTGGGGATGGGCACCCAGCCCACCGCCTGCGGGTGATGCTCGCTGACCGGGCCCCTCGGCATACCAATCCTCTGCTCGCCCTCGCCGCCCGACTGGTCGAGCTGGCAGGCGGCCGGCTGACCGCCAGCGAGGTGCTCGACCTGGCCCGTTCCGAGCCGGTGCGGCGCCGCTTCGGGCTGGACGACGACGCCCTCGATCGGATCGCACGCTGGGTGGAGGAGGTCGCGATCCGGTGGGGTCTGGACGCCGACCACCGCGCGACCTATGACCTGCGCAACTTCCCACAGAACACCTGGCGCAGTGGCCTGGACCGGGTCCTCACCGGCGCCGCCCTGGACGGCCAGGACGTCACCCACCTCGGGCAGACCGTGGCCCTGGACGACCTCGACAGCGGCGACATCGACCTGGCTGGTCGGCTCGCGGAGCTGATCGAGCGCCTTGGCTCGACCCTCACCGCTCTGCAGGGGTGCCGCACCGCGAGTCAGTGGAGCAGCACCCTGCACGAGGGAGTGCTCGGGCTGGCCACCACCACCGCCTCCGATGCCTGGCAGGTGACCCAGCTCGAGCGTGAGCTGGCCCGGATCGAGGCCTCCGCCGTGCGCGGTGCGAGCTCGACCGACCTGGCCCTGTCCGACGTGCGTGCCCTGCTTGAGGAGCACCTGAGTGGCCGGGCGACGCGGTCGAGCTTTCGCACCGGCACCCTGACCGTCTGCACGATGGTGCCGATGCGCTCGGTGCCGCACCGGGTGGTGGCTCTCGTGGGGATGGACGACGGCATCTTCCCGCGCACGACCACCCCCGACGGTGACGACGCCCTGGCCCGCCACCCGATGACCGGTGAGCGGGACACCCGCGCCGAGGACCGCCAGCTGCTGCTCGACGCAGTGATGGCCGCCGGGCAGACGCTGGTCATCACCTACACCGGCGCGGATGAGCACAGCGGCGCCGAGCGTCCACCCGCCGTTCCGTTGGGAGAGCTGCTCGATGCCCTGGCGGAGACCGCCCACCGTCCCGCCAGCGCCCCCGCTCTGGTCCGCCGGCACCCGCTGCAGTCCTATGACGTGCGCAACCTCGGCGGCACCGCACCGGGCGAGCCCGCCCTGCTGGCCGACGACGCGCCCTTCAGCTTCGACCCCGCAGCCCTGGCTGGCGGTCGGGCCCACCAGGCCCGCCCGGTGGTGTCGGAGTCCGAGCAGGCTGCTGCTCCGGTCTCTGCTGCGCTGCTGCCCGAGCCGTTGCCGCCCCTGGTCGGGGACGACCTCGCCCTCGAGGACCTCCAGCGCTTCCTGGCCCACCCCGCCCAGGCCTTCCTGCGCCAGCGGCTGGGCCTGCTGCTCCCCGACGAGCCTGAGGAACCGTCCGAGGGCATCCCGATCGACCTCGACGGGCTGGAGCGTTGGCAGATCGGCGACCGGATGCTGCGGGCCGTGCTCTCGGGCACCCCACCGGAGCAGGCCCGACAGCACGAGCTCTGGCGCGGCAGCGTGCCGCCGGGCGAGCTCGGCCAGGCGGTGCTGGACGACATCTCTGCCAACGTCCGGGGCATCCACCTGGCCTCGCGGGACCTCCACAGCGACACGGCGTCAAGCACTGACCTCGACATCGAGCTGCCCGACGGGCGCCGGCTCACCGGCACCGTCAGCGGACTGCACGGCAGCGACCCGCGCGTGATCACCAGCACCTACTCCTCCATCAAGGCCAAGCAACGACTGCGCTCCTGGGTGACGGTGCTGGCCCTGGCCGCCGCGGGTCACGAGGACGCCACCAGCCACGTCGTCGGACAGCTCAAACGCGGCCGCAAACCCGGGGTGGGCCACTTCACCCACGGTCCCGTGGACCGCCCCGTCGCGCTCACCCTGCTGGGGCAGCTCGTCGACCTCTATGACCGCGGCATGCGGGCGCCCCTACCCCTGGGGGTGCAGACGGCCTGTGCGTTCGTGGAGACCTTTCACGCCCGCGGTGATGAGCAGGCCGCGTTCTATGACGCGGAGAAAAAGTGGAATGCCAGCACCGGGGCCTTCACCTTCCCCGGCGAGCAGGATGACCCCGCGTTTGTGCGGGTCCTCGGTGCCGGGGCCCGGCTGCGCGACGTCGCCGGCGAGCCTGCCGCGGACGAGCAGTGGACCGACGGCGTCACCACCCGGTTCAGCCAGTTGGCCCTGCGCGTCTGGCAGCCGTTGATCGCCACCGATGCCGAGCGAAGGGAGTGGGTGTGA